A genomic segment from Ornithorhynchus anatinus isolate Pmale09 chromosome 16, mOrnAna1.pri.v4, whole genome shotgun sequence encodes:
- the SNIP1 gene encoding smad nuclear-interacting protein 1: MSARRSPEPEPRSRRRGRRGPERSPDPDPHPRDPRDRERDRERDRGGRGKAARSPSRKKIKSERRSRSPRNKRSRSPHCLAVQVKQERDDAPRRGREERPPRDPSEQEPKRERPRDHSARRKPPGDRPSSGHGAGRARELQNLQEQEAERELFNVRRREHRLRIQLEGGSQEGQGPGKPEGDAKEKEPPGKEKPSFELSGALLEDTNTFRGVVIKYSEPPEARIPKKRWRLYPFKNDEVLPVMYIHRQSAYLLGRHRRIADIPIDHPSCSKQHAVFQYRLVEYTRADGSVGRRVRPYIIDLGSGNGTFLNNQRIEPQRYYELKEKDVLKFGFSSREYVLLHESSDTSEVDAKEEDEDEEEEEVSDS; this comes from the exons atGTCCGCGCGTCGCAGCCCCGAGCCCGagccccgctcccgccgccgcggccgccgcggGCCTGAGCGcagccccgaccccgacccccacccccgggacccgCGGGACCGAGAGCGGGACCGAGAGCGGGACCGCGGGGGGCGCGGCAAGGCCGCCAG GTCACCCTCCCGAAAGAAAATCAAGTCAGAGAGAAGAAGCAGATCTCCTCGGAATAAGCGGAGTCGCAGTCCGCACTGCCTGGCGGTCCAAGTGAAGCAG GAGCGCGACGACGCCCCTCGGAGAGGGCGCGAGGAGCGGCCGCCCAGAGACCCGTCGGAGCAGGAGCCCAAGCGGGAGAGGCCCCGGGACCATTCGGCCCGGCGGAAACCCCCCGGGGACCGTCCGAGCAGCGGCCACGGAGCCGGGCGGGCCCGGGAGCTACAGAACTTGCAGGAACAGGAAGCGGAGAGGGAGCTGTTCAACGTGAGGCGGCGAGAACACCGCCTGAGGATCCAGCTGGAGGGCGGCAGCCAGGAGGGCCAAGGGCCGGGGAAGCCCGAGGGCGACGCGAAGGAGAAGGAGCCCCCGGGCAAGGAGAAACCGAGCTTCGAACTGTCCGGGGCCCTCCTGGAGGATACCAACACGTTCCGGGGGGTGGTGATCAAATACAGCGAGCCCCCGGAGGCCCGGATCCCCAAGAAACGGTGGCGCCTCTACCCCTTCAAGAACGACGAGGTCCTGCCGGTCATGTACATCCACAGACAGAGCGCCTACCTGCTGGGCCGGCACCGGCGGATCGCCGACATCCCCATCGACCACCCTTCCTGCTCCAAGCAGCACGCCGTGTTTCAGTACCG GCTGGTGGAGTACACGCGGGCGGACGGCAGCGTCGGCCGCAGGGTCCGGCCGTACATCATCGACCTGGGCTCGGGCAACGGCACCTTCCTGAACAACCAGCGCATCGAGCCGCAGCGCTACTACGAACTCAAGGAGAAGGACGTGCTGAAGTTCGGCTTCAGCAGCCGCGAGTACGTCCTCCTCCACGAGTCTTCGGACACGTCCGAGGTGGACGccaaggaggaggacgaggacgaggaagaggaggaggtgtcgGACAGCTAG